GTTGTGTCATGGATAACTAGGACACATGGTACATTTGCTTCATTGATTTTCCTATTACCACACACAGTGTCTGTGCATACACATCTATTTGTATGTATTCACATACAAATATACCTACAATTAAAATGTAATGTAgatatgcattttatttatttccattacatttcattacaaaatgttttgaaaacctGAAGTAGATACTGCAAAAGAACAAGGAATAAGGTTACATTTGAATTGTTGTAGACCTGTCAGTTAAAATAGATGACAATCCATTTCTATAACAGATATTATATTTCTCCAAATGTGCTATACACACGGGTCTCTAAAGTAGGTAGCgaaaagaaaaataagtattCATAACAATATGTATGAGGAGGGACAATTAACCcattaaatacacattttattttatcaagTTTACAAGAAGAATTAATGCCAAAAACCAGTAATAGGCAATAAAAGAGTCATAGCAATCACATACTGCAAATTTGCAtggaaaaaagcaaagaaaaagtttcagattctgatctcaaacatacaccagtgtaaatttagagtcaatggagttacaccagatttATATTAGCATAACCACAATAAGAAACTGGCAGAAAGGAAGAACTATCTGCATATGTTTTGTAATAGACTCAGGCCCgttgggtacagcagagtagTCCTGTTGGTATTTAGGAAATGGGCGGGCACAGCagagcccgcccactgctaaaggaccacCCCCAGCtgaaggggaggatccacaggtccgTGATACCAAATAATTGCTGAggacaactaatgagataacaggaacgggagtgaggtcacagggctaaacgaagggaacctgatggggacaccgagcagagaaccctggacagtgcccactgctcctcgaaggcatcaagggagccagcggacgccgcccagaggaactctgcccggatgcgtgAACGGACGGAGGAGCGGAAATAGGCCCCTCAGTCGCTGGAAACCCCGTCGGCCAACCTCTTCTCCTGGTTTTGTAGATGGCCATTTTGGCCagggctaggaggaggttgacaaggaggtcccgcgactttgtggggccacggatggggtacagcagagtagtagaaggcagatatactggccactggataagcatttttctgttccctgactgagcAGAGCGGGGGCTGATCCAGgtcaggctaatgagaacacctgactccaattaacctgcaaagagtcaggtgaggctgttaagctaatgtgaacacctgactctaattaaggcccctctgagactataaaagggctcactccagtcaggccagggaaagaaaaagggagccagaggagaggaagtgcggctaaagggctgggtaatgaagacaccctcaagccaCTGGAAAGGAAGCCCCAAGGTAATGGTGAAGAAGGCGTTAAGAGAGAAGTGGGATTACTGTGGGGAAGTGGGCCAGAGAACTGTAGCAGCTCTGGCGGTGAAAGGTTGGCAGTCAACAGTTGCTGCcactagggtccctgggccggaccCGGAGTAGtcggcaggcccaggttccccgcAACCTGCCACTgcagaaacacctcctgggaggggaaggcaggcccctgtcaggacaggaggctaaactgttcttgaataagccggtagggacaacagagactgtgggaattctctcaccaacctccttgctggcttatgatgaaaagggctcagtagactgcaaccctggccctagagagagaagggctatgtggagggtcgcagtgagcctctgaggctagcataaaccgCCTGGAAGCGTGGGACCCACAGGGACAATGTCGGAGCTCTGCCACAGTTTAAATATTGAAATTAGTGATCTACAAAATACAAATTAGAATTCTGGGACAGTAACATTTCTAAACACTTTATCAGCTCAGCTTTTTCTCATTCATTCAAATGAACTCTAAAGATATGACAAACATcatcaaagtaaaataaatcccACAGTTCGCCCTTTAGAAAGTCTACATAATGGTGCTGGAAATAAGGCAGGAATATTCAATTCAGTCTTAcaaaattctgaattttaaaaacatcaagaGTTTTGCTTGCAGTTGAAGCTaagtaatattaggaaaaatATGTATGTTTCTCCCCTGAAATATAATAACTTCTTTCTGCCACATAAAAGAGAGAAACCTTTCCCTCTACTTAAGAAGTGTTTACATTACTTTCCCTCTCACACTACTTCACTTTACACTTGTACATGACTGAACTTTAGAGCTAGCTCTGAAGCAGCTGTTTGAGGAACGTTGCCTCCTTAACATTCTGGCTCTGACCAATCTTGGAATACTCTGGAAAGAATTACTTTGAAGGGTTTATTGGTTATCTTCTTCTTGCGGCTCCCCCCAAAGTAATAAATGAGGGGGTTGGCACTGCTGTTGATTGCAGATATTAACGTTACAAGGTCATCCAGTACTGTTGAAAGTACTGAACTATACTGATGCTGCAGGAGGCACAAAATCCTCATGGGCAAGGCaaagatgaggaagatgatgactGTAGCCACTATGATTATGTAGAGCTTTGAAGAATGAGATCACTGGGTTTTTTTATAGATCTTCATGACCAGGATCAAGCTGGATAGAATCATGAGTGGAGTAAACAACATGAAACTCAGGATAGAAATGATGATGATCATTGCCTGGCATAAAGATATGCCTGGCATATTTCCCTGTAATTTTCTAATGGTGTATCTGTTAAGGTATCTCTGCACACAAGATATTCTGCTGCAGTGACCAGACAGGAAAAAGCCCACAGAATGGCACAGTAGCTGATTGGTGCTTTGGGCAATGACATCAGTACCAGATTGTATAATGTACAGATAAACACCTCTCAACACCTC
The nucleotide sequence above comes from Trachemys scripta elegans isolate TJP31775 chromosome 3, CAS_Tse_1.0, whole genome shotgun sequence. Encoded proteins:
- the MAS1 gene encoding LOW QUALITY PROTEIN: proto-oncogene Mas (The sequence of the model RefSeq protein was modified relative to this genomic sequence to represent the inferred CDS: inserted 1 base in 1 codon; deleted 2 bases in 1 codon; substituted 2 bases at 2 genomic stop codons); this translates as MCNSQVQHANAEGIWLSVKAEEPEGNSTYNSIQNGADENEPKPEGLRDDGTTSKKNTSGDSSLGTNGIKPHQGVERCLSVHYTIWYXCHCPKHQSAXCAILWAFSCLVTAAEYLVCRDTLTDTPLENQGNMPGISLCQAMIIIISILSFMLFTPLMILSSLILVMKIYKKTQXSHSSKLYIIIVATVIIFLIFALPMRILCLLQHQYSSVLSTVLDDLVTLISAINSSANPLIYYFGGSRKKKITNKPFKVILSRVFQDWSEPEC